aacatgattaaatttcagttcttttgacatccctaataTAAACAGCTACTTACTATGTAGGAAATATTTAAATTGTCATGTGTTTtgtgcagataagaactgatTCATTGCTTACATCGTAGATAAAAGGTCATATCCTGTTTCTTACTTCTTGTAAATTTTGAGTTATTCCTCCTTGTACTTctactttaaaaattataaaaaaactcaATCCAGTACTACTTTAAAATGGGGTTTTACATAGAAACCTCCTCAAACTAAAGCAAAAACAACAACTAAACAGACAAGCAAAACGCATTGTGTCCCCTTTTCATAAACTAATCACACATCAAAGTCATAATTCAAATGTTTATGTCTTATGCAACTACAAGTTGAAAATTAAGCAAATTGGAACTAATAtgatttatccattttatataatgtttggttatatgttttgttttacagaaTTCAATACAGCCTAAgtatatgtaaaaatatattaaacacaAAATTATTACATATCATGCAACACATAAAACGTTTGGGATATGGTCCGTATctcagatttattttttaactgaaagtatttacaataatttatatttctttttctttactttaaGAAGCAAATCCTGTTACAAATGGAATCCACTCTCCATGCACAGCTACCGCCAAGCCCATTGCAGACGAATCTGTATGTTTAGAAGATGAAGATAGGCATCACTCAAACCTGCAGAATAATCAGCAGACCTGTCCAGTGGCTGATGATTCTCAAGGAACTGATAGAAAGGCTGAATGTTTAGGTCCAAATAGTTTAGCATATTCCCAATCTCAGACTAAAAGATTTTTAAGTGCATGCAGGTAATGTTATTACAAATTCACAACAAGAAATTCTCAACATGTATTCGTTTCCATTTGTGTTCTTTGTAAAATGTAGAGATAAATAGTTGAAATTATAAGAATTCtctaaaacaattataaacaCAGATCTTAAAATAGCCTTTAAAGATAATCTCATCAAAGATGCAAGTATCAACAATAAGGTGATGcgataaattgacaatgagacatgTATCTGCCAACGTTCTTATCAAGTGGATATAACGAATTATTGGAAACAGTACTGCATTCGCCAAcaatgaaaagagaaaaaaacaatgcTGTATGCGAGTCGGATGTAAAAGACCCTGCGATGAAAACTATGATTTATCAAGCTAACAGtctaattcataaaaaaacaagTTTTCGAAAAATACATATAACAGATATAAACCACAAATCTACAGGCTGTTGTCGCATTCAAACATGGTTGTAAGCACTCAATCTTTGGTAACCTGGGACATGCAGTGATGTTAAagtacaacaaaagaaaaaaattataaaaatcagttaaaaagggcTTAACTTGCAGCATGTTTTTTCAATAGTGTGCTTTCATTCTTACAGCATACAGTCAGCACCAAAGAAGAAGAACACAGCTAAAGATGTGCATTCATTACAATGTGCAGTTCTTGAAAAAGAACTTGAGAAGAACATACTTCAAAtagatcttataaaaaaataGCTTTGCAAGTAAGACAACTTAGATTATGATGTCCCGGAACTACATCTGCTATCAGTTTTGGAACAGTGATTGTTGaaacacaaaaatttagttttccagttgttttatatttctgtatattaagttttatatgttttgattctatttactttaatgtttgatttgtttcaattgctatttcaaaaatacatttatttttacaaaattaatgttaCGTATTAAAATGCTACTTATATCATATTGATTTGATTTGTGTTCAATCACCACgtattgtatttgatttttttttaagttgatgaCTAACTTGTCAATGAAGACTGTTAGAAATTTGGAATTTTCGTTGTTTTTGTGAGTTATGTAAACCTAAAATTAAGGAGGTGtttataatttgatttcaaaTGATATAACCTCAGAATCAAAATAATAGTTCCAATCTTGAGTCTTATTTCATAGATAACCAATTTGTTTCTGGTTACATGTAATGACTTTACAGTGTTGGTTTTTCTCTCTGTTGAAGGCTTTTCAGTGTCGTGTATTGGTTCATATCTATGCCATTTGAACTCTAGaaaatgttgtctcattgacaagcaTATATTTATTGTTCTATTGACAATAATTCATACTGATCCGTTTGGTCAATCTAACTAgttaatagaattttaaatttcttaaaactACTCTTGTTACATGTCCAGGCGCTCCTAGCGTCAAAAGTCAAAAACGTTATGTTATGTCTTCTGTGTTATATCTTAATGTTTTCTGCTATTTGGAAAATTTGATGCGGCATGGATAAGAACAATGAAGAACttacagtaaaataaaattttagcACTGCACTTTTCAATTTGATCACCCACAGTCTAAGTGTCTGTCGAGTATGGGGGTTCCATAAACAACTCTTCATCTAAGTCACAACTTATATAacaaaaccattataggtcagagtacggttttcaacactcTGGTTTGGCTTATtcggaacagcaagctataaagggtacCATCAATTACTAGTGTTCAACCTCTCAAATTGGATATAATGGTCTAATTTATTCAATACACGATAAACGAGAAAAACTTATttaccacataaacaaacgacaagtactgaacatcagattcctgacttaggacgaCGGGCgaaaacaattgcagcgggattaaatggtaccaaacattcacccttcttttctgaaataatcgtgtaacatcacaacatagaaagacacactataaaatttcaattgaaatgacgttactcaatcaaaagacatagtaacacaagtgaacatacacaaaacgattttttatatttacatacaGAATAAATTCAATCAGGGATAAATAATTAAAGTTACAGTATTACTGTAAACCAATTAATTTTTGCGAGCGATTTATCTTAGCGACCTTCGCGAGTAGAAAATTATCGCGGGTATAAATCGTCGCGAGTTTGTAAAAATTCAGATTGTGTTTCCTTAACTATATCTAGTAAGTATGATAATCACGATATTGTATCGATGCGAATGTGATAGCAAGGTctaaacttttaaaatgtaaaaaaaaaaagcaattaccTTGAACAAAAATCCGCCGTTTACCATTACATTATACATCATAACCTACCTAAACTGTGACATTATTTTctaattatttatcaatttttttctcattttaagttttagtattattttttttattcataagttgaaaataaactgactggGCCATTGCTAAAACAGAACACTTCATAGAACACTGACGACTGAGCAACACAACCCCAACAAATATTAAAGTGTTCTTAGGAGCACTGGTAGGGTTAGCATATTTTGCTccacacccgtcgtgttgcaatATCAAATATAACTTAACATGAATCAAATGCTTAGTATTGGATTTCTAAACTTCAAAACCACAATTTGTTATCATTTTCAAAAAGGTACACAGATTGGTTATATTCATTGTTCAAGATCTAGATGTACGGTGACCCATAGCTgataattgctgtgtcatttggtctcttctgTATAGTTGTATTGTTGGTCTTATAGTTGTCGAAAATCTAGATCCGTTCATATATAATTTAGTGTATGGTGAAATAGACGAGAAGGTTATGTAGTAAATCAAATTATGACACATTATATTTACATTAGTAATAAACAGTTGGCAAAGGAACATCGTATTTGGATTATCTTCAGTTGAAAACCGCAGACTATGTcgccttcaacacagaacaaaAGCGCACACATTAAGAAACCAGTAAACAATGTATGTAGATTTAGAGAGAACTAGTTACCAGAACGAACGATACCCGGCACGTCATATCTGAGAAAGAGGCAATACATGCCTTCATTTCTATATAAcacttatttctttattattcaaaattatcagtCAAAAGGTATTCTACAAGGTTAAGCAGTCCAATACcttttatatcaaacataaattaccattttttttctgattagtTCAATACACCTATGTGTAAGAACTATGTTGTCTTAATTCTATACTTCTTCCCTCCTGAATTAAAGGTGTCGTGTACCATCTTTTCAAAGACAGTCTTTCCGTATCATTTGTCTTCATTTTTCTGTTCTCGTGACTCAGTGTGATAGTCGGGCTAAATTATAATGACAGTAAATGCTGGATTTCATTGCCATATTCAATTTATTGATATTACATCATTGGTATGTTGTTCAATTCGCAATTTCAGCGTGCTcctcaatttttatataaaaccagatttaaccaaCCATTTCCTTCATAGCAAAATGCCTTTACTAAGTTTAGAATATGTCATTGGTTGTTCTTGTGTTTGATGTGATCGGGTGcttgattttgtcattaaagGTCAGACTTTCTGTTTAAATTTTCTTTAGATTTTTCAGTTTTGTTacctttttgaataaaattatactgaaaCTGCTCGGGGTCGTCTTAAACATGCAGTGAAATGAGAGTGATATTTATATGTgcacgtaaaattgagaatggaaatggggaatgtgtcaaagagacaacaacccgaccaaataaaaaaacaacagcagagggtcaccaacaggtcttcaatgtagggagaaattcccgcacccggaggcgtccttcagctggcccctaaacaaatttataagtgtcttatttgtattatttttcttaTTAGGATAATTTAACTCTGATCATTGTTTCTCTTTAATCTATTCACATCACAATAAACTCAAAAATATCTACTTggatgttttttttagataattgtgTCTTGTTGAAGACTAGATTGTCTTATATATGTGCTGCTATTGCGTTCAACGGTACCCTGTATTTATAATTTCCAAGGTGGTCCTTCGAAAAAAAAAAGCGGTAAACAGATATGTTTAATTAGCTACAaatataacgatttatttaacAAACTGAAACTATgtattaattgattttatttctaACGGCGCATGACTGGTCGTGGACGAAATGGTGGTGTTGTTGGAATTATTGGCTTTACTGTTATTGTTGGACATTTCTCACTATTATACCATTTACAGACTCCTTTCTCCTTACGGCATAATGCTGAACCAGACAAACATTCAAGGGCGCCATAGTTATCATGTGAGAGGTGGCATCCCCTGGAACTATCGCTTATGTCCtggaaaaaaatatcaagatatagtttaaaattgtattttgacATCAGGTTATTATAAGTTATTCCGATACAACCTTTGAGAGCTTCAATTCTTGAAACTTTTTTGTAATCACATACTTGCTATcatgaaaataataggatgaacaaaagcacatctttaaaaaaaaaagtaaaataaaaagcaGCGTATAAATACAATAAGATAAATTGCAATTAagacaacaaaataaacataattgtttGACATTAtaaaacacaattttttattttatttatttatgatatgtgattacaatttattgttttttatttacggTAATAGtaatcacagtgtagatactattctgtacgctatccggaagttgcgattttcgaagcgatgatttccaactggctaacaggacggttttgcctacggtaacttttctcatcatttgtttactcctatatctacaaagtaCTCTGAACATCTTCtaggtatatatagcatcataaatatgagtaactgtaacaagaatataaaatatacgtgtgcatcacatcaacttgtGAAAttgatggacaattttgctctcgtagtacaaagcaaataatcttttattgcaaatatttgtatcagtttacagttaaatatatactgtttcaatattcttttcgtatttaagtagaatatttgtatttcccataacaaatatgttttccttgaggatcccaaaataaattactgtacgatcagtctagaactgactgtattctagaagcgatttcagattttttcactgtatgaccagtcgtgattttgaagaaaaaacaacagcaatttgaaggtatatacgtgtatatgtgatattatgaactatccagggaactataacatgtaattactttcatcagacaatacaaatatatttctgatgaattttgtagacaacaaaataattgtatttttgttcaatCAGtctaatttaaaatcaaatgcctaaaaagtaatgcatgattcgcttgtggactttgtaatagtgtattgTTACAGTTAACTGTTTAGCTATTACAtgtttaaagattatttacaccgtcagccgttgaccaattgatgataacataaatcaagcttgtctcttttaaaataacaaaaaatggataaagacagctttgcgcagggggataattcatgtgatataattttggtaagtttacagaaatagaaggtccataatgcattagtcgagtaaaaatggagcaatttcagaaaacttaaatgattggtttaggaggtgttggaaatacctgatgggtgcccccatataatgcaatgttcaagtccgtatcttatataaaataACCCCATAAAAGgtttttactaaaattcgaaataaacggtgcacaatacagtcattatcattgATGATAAGGAAACCGAATAAGATTAATTtatagttatatcagtgacggattcaaaaacaggggatcctgcagttTGAAAgccttttttaactatcaatgcatttgtatgggaacatatatttggaatccccttttctcctggattggaccccctctccatttaaaaatggccggaacccccaTTGTATATTAACTGGTTTATGAGaagatgcgcttacaaaaccggcgaaacatattgtactggtccaacggacgaacggaaagacggacttctttatcactataatCCCTTgcttgacaaagtggtgtacaattgagtgtcaaagagacagctctacatcttaaacaaagtgaagaAACTGTGACAtatacagtacggcctcgaatgtgtgtaaatacatgcatttttatataacaactaaatctgtgtttttgtacaattttaagaataacggaggacatttctgaaacttatatactagtatacatccaACCTTCTTCTTATgttagcaacatttaaacatccttatacttaatgtagtaagtcgagtacaccctaccaagctaaaacatgtttcataagttttcagggTGTGactgtattgaaatatatttgtgttatttagaaaaatgccaccttctaatgtatcgtaaataactttgaaatcaccactagaatacagtgacataaagactgatcatacagttttaaaatatacaagcgagactgatcgtacagtgagaaattcaaacaagtgtaattttcttatttctggatTCAAAGATccggttgaaacttttaccaccacttgaaatatacttcatttagttaattaagtcaggtttttacgttaatttgtacactaagatggtaaaaagattgtttttaggttcgccgactgatttttcttagtgatgcaattgaaaatctcttgatgaaggcaaagatacgaataatgaatgtgcggaatttaattctaaaccatttgagaatatcgatgtcggctgaattaatcattaagcaatgtacagatgatcaacttaccgtttaattcagtatacccatcaaatttaaaatgtgatccaagaagttctcgcttcgaaaatcgcgacttcctgatagcgtacagaatagtatctacactgtggtAATTATGTGTGAGCATGGTAAGCAGAAAtgtggtaaataaaggcaacagtagtataccgctgttcaaactcataaatccatggacaaaaaacaaaatcggggtaacaaactaaaactaagggaaacgcataaatataagaggagaacaacgacacaacactacaatgtaacacacacagaaacggaccaagcatcagacaaaatcccacgagaataacaaatataacatcaaaaccaaatacatgaattggggatagacaagtaccgtgacacgtcttatcgcaatgtcaatgtacactcaaaaataagagaaaacaaacgacgcaacgttaaattgtaacacacatagaaacgaactataatataacaatgaccatattcctgacttggtacaggacatttttaaagaaatcataATGTTTAACATAGGTAATTAGGTGTGTTTCACAGTAACGCGTTCTCAACCGACAGGCTACAACTTACATCACATCCATTTTTGCAGTTTTTCAAGTATGAATATGGACCTTTGGTAAATAGGTAAAACGTTTCCTCAAATGACAAACTACTTGCTTTCCTCACAAAGTCACATGATCTTATCATCTTTTTCCTTCCATCTCTATGACCTATAATACAAAACAGAAAGtagtcttatttttaaagattaataataatgagtgcaaaaaataaaggCAGAAATGAAGGACATCCATACCTTTATTTACTAGTTTTGACTATGAAAATGTAATGAATGTAAATAAATTCACCACGCGGTCTATCTgtaattactatactatattatcATATATTCAATGCCAGTAAAGTTATATCTGCAAATGCATGAAAAAgttacagtggtggatccagaaattttcataagtgggggcccacttactgcctaagaggggcccgctccagtcacgcttaagtgattccctatataagcaaccaatttttttccttaaaagaggggcccgggccccctgccaccccctctaaatccgccgcTGAGTTACAACACAGTAgaaaaaacatcataaaacatATACAACGTTTTTGCCCTTCACACATTAACACATATCCATTAAAAGTCAAAACGGAGATGTGGTCGTACTACGAAATTTATTAGATACTGCCCTCTGTATGCACGATGGTACTTTTCGTGTCTAGATTTCATTCAAGAATATAATTTCGTGTTACGGGGGGAAAGGCAGTATAACCTTCATCACGACACACATAGTTTTGGtgggggttcatgttgctcagtttttagtttgcTATGGTGTGGTTTGTGTACAATAATACTATTGttcatttgttgatttttttagctttttgtttaagccatggcgtttacactttattttcgacttatgagattgaatgtccCTTATGCTTCGTTTgctattctttattctttattcttttcgTAACATGGAAGTCCAATACGTTGTTAGTTAATCCAAGTGATCTTTGTGGTCGACAAAAGATAGATAAAACTCgatgatgatttttttattttatctatactTACCCATAATAACATACTGTTCGCCGACTTGAAGAGTCATTCCACACAGAGCACCACTCCCTGGTGACTGGACAACGACTTCTCGATCAACACGGGTACGAAGGCCCTATTTTGGAACAAACATACAGAATAATTGTTAATCTGTTTTAACTTATAACAACACAACGATTAGATTTCAAATACAAGTATATTTACCTTCGACTTTCAACAGAAAAGTACTTTTGTTAAACACAAAATGTCTACTTTTCCCCAGACAAAGAGGCGGTAAATCGTATATTATTTCTTCATGATAAATATGGTGTTGTTCCttcggacaaagcttcaaatactaATCATTGTATTTGTATGTAATGCGAGTGTCTTGTAAACGAATTAGGAATAAGTGATCACCTAGGTAATACCACATAcgaaaacatatcatttgacaaggatgataTTTTTAAGTCATAAGTCCTTTATGGcttcaatgaaaataaattgacCAACACATAGGaggatttgtattgtttttcgtGGCTACATGAGCTTAAAAAAACTCATACGAAACGATGTTACATTGTCGGAGCTTCTGGATGTTCGACTACAACATTGTTCATTAGAATGGCAAACATTCTAATCGCAGTGAAAGACGGTctttataaatattgtaaaatctTTTACTCGCATAGTaaatttggatttaaaaaaaaaaacttctggataatttttaATCTCGATCTTTTTCTGAAATCAGTTCTACACATGCATCgacacttttgatttttcaaatatgtacaCGTCCCCTTGAGAAAATGACAAATCGAATAATAAAACTGGCAGCATACGCTATAAATGAATAACTTTGTGAAACCATTTGGCATAAGTTGTTAATAATGAGCAAGAAGATACACGATattacacagaggaacaagtgatcagttgTCTGGAGTATCTTATtgacaatatttttgttgaattttaaagtagacttttcaacaaattgtcggcattccgaTGGTAGTGGAAGTGCACCTGTCCTTGTCGACCTCTTTTTTTTCATACGATTTTTCTTTGacgtgaaattttcaaaatttacattCATAAACGTTCTGATTACCTATATcaaattattgatatatttttttattagatttttaacttttgtttaccTCGTACTACTCACTTCTCGTACATAAATTGTCTCTTTAGTTGttatttccaaaaatatatgtttacctTCATTGTATGCAAAACTTGCATTGTATATTTCCTCACTGTTTGATCATCATAAAAAAATTCATGAGGTGGGCCTTTCTTGACTTGTTCCTTCAACACCTTTCCAtaaaacactacaataatgtattcGTGTGTGATTGGTTTTGTTTATACTAGAATTGAATGGATCAATGCAGATTTTTTGCGCGTTTGAATTGTATTGTATGCTAATTATGTCTGTTTAATGACTATAAAGTaaatgttcattgttgaagatgtTTGCGGTGTGATTTACGTCATTTTAACTCTGCGGCATACTGTCATATTGCCAATCTCCTAATGTTCATCATAATAGACCAACATGACCAAAGCGAACAAACATCTACATTATCCAGTCTCTGATTGAAATTGTGTATTGTTAAATGCTAGAtatgtatattttaatttcttattttgaaaaattattctATACGTTCACGATTTTGCTATTTTCATAGTTACTGCGGCAAAAGGGTTTGACCGCACATTTACAggtggtgggttttttttattggcCATTAGCTTTGAGAAATTTTGCGAAAAAACATAGGTTAGA
The window above is part of the Mytilus edulis chromosome 6, xbMytEdul2.2, whole genome shotgun sequence genome. Proteins encoded here:
- the LOC139525932 gene encoding metalloproteinase inhibitor 3-like, with the translated sequence MNRLMLLVNTVLLVITWTANGVHGCSCFPQHPQSQFCSADFVFYGKVLKEQVKKGPPHEFFYDDQTVRKYTMQVLHTMKGLRTRVDREVVVQSPGSGALCGMTLQVGEQYVIMGHRDGRKKMIRSCDFVRKASSLSFEETFYLFTKGPYSYLKNCKNGCDDISDSSRGCHLSHDNYGALECLSGSALCRKEKGVCKWYNSEKCPTITVKPIIPTTPPFRPRPVMRR